In Musa acuminata AAA Group cultivar baxijiao chromosome BXJ2-3, Cavendish_Baxijiao_AAA, whole genome shotgun sequence, the following proteins share a genomic window:
- the LOC103977248 gene encoding very-long-chain aldehyde decarbonylase GL1-2, giving the protein MAAPLSSWPWASLGIYKYVLCGPLVAMAAREWRDGRAGGWWLHLLLLFVLRSLTYQLWYSFANMLFLTRTRRVIKDGVEFKQIDSEWDWDNFLILQALLGSVVLCRAPSFEDLPLLQLKGCVIALVLHVGVSEPLFYMAHRCFHRGYLFTHYHSIHHSSPVPQPITAGFGTLLENLVLSAAMAAPLLGPFATGHGSASLAYGYVLVFDFLRCMGYSNVEVLPSRLFEALPALRYLLYSPTYLSLHHKEKNCNFCLFMPLFDFLGKTANNKSWDLQKEISSGKKDRAPDFVFLAHVIDVFSSMHVPFVFRSLSSMPFINYIFLPVFWPIAFLFMLFQWAFSKTFLLSFYTLRGRLHQTWIVPRYGFQYFLPFAREGINDQIELAILRADKLGVKVLSLAALNKNESLNGGGTLFISKHPDLRVRVVHGNTLTAAIILNEIPMDVKEVFLTGATSKLGRAIALYLCRKNIRVLMLTLSTERFVKIQKEVPADYQHHLVQVTKYQAAQNCKTWIVGKWLLLREQRWAPPGTHFHQFVVPPVIGFRRDCTYGNLAAMRLPKDVQGLGSCEYTMERGIVHACHAGGIVHCLEGWTHHEVGAIDVDRIDVVWNAALKHGLQPV; this is encoded by the exons ATGGCTGCTCCTTTGTCTTCCTGGCCCTGGGCGAGCTTGGGAATCTACAAG TATGTGTTATGTGGACCTCTCGTCGCCATGGCTGCCCGCGAATGGAGGGATGGGAGAGCAGGCGGGTGGTGGCTGCACCTTCTGCTACTCTTCGTCCTCAGAAGCCTCACGTACCAGCTATGGTACTCCTTCGCCAACATGCTCTTCCTCACCCGGACGCGTCGGGTGATCAAAGACGGCGTCGAGTTCAAGCAGATCGACAGTGAGTGGGACTG GGATAActtcctcatcctccaagctctcCTCGGATCCGTCGTCTTGTGTCGTGCTCCATCCTTCGAAGACCTCCCTCTTCTGCAGCTCAAGGGGTGCGTCATCGCTCTGGTCCTCCATGTGGGGGTCTCCGAGCCTTTGTTCTACATGGCGCACAGGTGCTTCCACAGAGGCTACCTCTTCACCCACTACCACTCCATCCACCACTCCTCGCCGGTGCCACAGCCCATTACAG CCGGGTTTGGCACGCTATTGGAGAACCTCGTCCTGAGTGCGGCGATGGCGGCGCCGCTGCTTGGGCCGTTCGCCACGGGGCATGGCTCCGCGAGCTTGGCGTATGGCTACGTCCTCGTCTTCGACTTCCTGCGGTGCATGGGATACAGCAACGTGGAGGTGTTGCCTTCCAGGCTCTTCGAGGCCCTACCCGCCCTCAGATACCTTCTCTACTCCCCTAC GTATCTGAGTCTCCACCACAAGGAGAAGAACTGCAACTTCTGCCTTTTCATGCCTCTGTTTGATTTCCTGGGGAAGACAGCAAACAACAAGTCATGGGACTTGCAGAAGGAGATCAGCTCAG GGAAGAAGGACCGAGCACCTGACTTTGTCTTCCTCGCGCACGTAATCGATGTCTTCTCTTCCATGCACGTACCCTTCGTGTTCCGATCCCTCTCCTCGATGCCCTTCATCAACTACATCTTTTTGCCGGTGTTTTGGCCGATCGCGTTCCTGTTTATGCTCTTCCAGTGGGCGTTCTCCAAGACCTTCTTGCTCTCATTCTACACCCTAAGAGGTCGTCTGCACCAGACATGGATAGTCCCCAGATACGGGTTTCAG TACTTCTTGCCATTCGCCAGAGAGGGCATCAATGATCAGATCGAGCTCGCAATACTGAGAGCTGACAAGCTGGGCGTGAAGGTCCTCAGTCTTGCAGCATTGAACAAG AACGAATCACTTAATGGTGGTGGCACGTTGTTCATTAGCAAGCATCCTGATCTGAGAGTTCGAGTTGTCCATGGCAACACCCTGACGGCAGCCATCATCCTCAACGAGATCCCCATGGATGTGAAAGAGGTGTTCTTGACAGGGGCTACATCGAAGCTGGGAAGAGCCATTGCGCTCTATCTCTGCAGGAAGAACATCCGAGTCCTG ATGCTGACTCTATCGACTGAGAGGTTTGTCAAGATCCAGAAGGAGGTCCCAGCAGACTACCAGCACCATCTGGTTCAAGTCACCAAGTATCAAGCGGCACAAAATTGCAAG ACATGGATCGTTGGGAAGTGGCTGTTGCTGAGGGAGCAGCGGTGGGCACCGCCCGGCACACACTTCCACCAGTTCGTGGTGCCTCCGGTCATCGGCTTCAGGCGGGACTGCACCTATGGGAATCTGGCCGCCATGAGGCTTCCCAAGGATGTCCAGGGACTTGGATCCTGCGAG TACACTATGGAGCGGGGCATCGTGCACGCCTGCCATGCCGGAGGCATCGTCCATTGCCTGGAAGGTTGGACGCATCATGAGGTCGGAGCCATTGACGTTGACCGCATCGATGTGGTGTGGAACGCCGCATTGAAGCATGGCCTGCAACCAGTTTGA
- the LOC103977245 gene encoding oryzain alpha chain yields the protein MASTACLAALLLVLFGLASAASDMSIISYDEEHGVKGLERSKEEMRRMYEGWLIKHGRTYNALGEMERRFEIFKDNLRFIDAHNAEADAGLHRYRLGLNRFADLTNDEYRAGFIGARPRGAARRNRVPSDRYRLGDGEELPESVDWRAKGAVAAVKDQGYCGSCWAFSTVGAVEGINQIVTGELITLSEQELVDCDNSYNMGCNGGLMDYAFEFIINNGGIDTEDDYPYKARNGMCDQNKKNAKVVSIDGYEDVPQNDEKALQKAVVNQPVSVAIEAGGRAFQLYQSGIFTGRCGTRLDHGVVVVGYGSDNGKDYWIVRNSWGGDWGEAGYIRMERNIKASTGKCGIAMEPSYPIKKGKNPPHPGPSPPSPVSPPTVCDEYYSCPPATTCCCLYEYGSYCFAWGCCPLEAAICCDDHFSCCPHDYPACNVGAGTCQISKDNPLGVKALVRTPAKPLWAFSEKNNVTLTLRL from the exons ATGGCTTCGACAGCCTGCCTCGCCGCCCTCCTGCTCGTCCTCTTCGGGCTCGCGTCCGCTGCGTCGGACATGTCCATCATCTCCTACGACGAGGAGCACGGCGTCAAGGGTCTAGAGCGCAGCAAGGAGGAGATGCGGCGGATGTACGAGGGCTGGCTGATCAAGCACGGCCGGACGTACAACGCGCTTGGCGAGATGGAGAGGCGGTTCGAGATCTTCAAGGACAACCTCCGCTTCATCGACGCCCACAACGCCGAAGCCGACGCCGGCCTGCACCGGTACCGCCTCGGCCTCAACCGCTTCGCCGACCTCACCAACGACGAGTACCGGGCCGGTTTCATCGGTGCCAGACCCCGCGGCGCCGCCCGCAGAAACCGCGTGCCCAGCGACCGGTACCGTCTCGGCGACGGTGAGGAGCTGCCAGAATCCGTTGACTGGAGAGCGAAGGGAGCCGTCGCCGCCGTCAAGGACCAAGGCTACTGCG GGAGTTGCTGGGCGTTCTCGACAGTTGGTGCAGTGGAAGGGATCAATCAGATCGTGACAGGGGAGCTGATAACACTGTCAGAGCAGGAGCTGGTGGATTGTGACAACTCCTACAATATGGGCTGCAACGGTGGCCTCATGGACTATGCCTTTGAGTTCATCATCAACAATGGCGGCATCGACACTGAAGACGACTACCCCTACAAGGCCCGTAACGGCATGTGTGACCAAAACAAG AAGAATGCCAAGGTCGTCTCCATCGATGGGTATGAAGATGTCCCGCAGAACGATGAGAAGGCCCTGCAGAAGGCTGTTGTGAACCAGCCTGTTAGTGTTGCTATTGAAGCGGGTGGCAGGGCGTTCCAACTCTACCAATCG GGTATATTTACTGGAAGATGCGGGACTAGGCTGGACCATGGTGTTGTAGTTGTAGGCTATGGCAGCGATAATGGCAAGGACTACTGGATTGTGAGGAACTCATGGGGAGGAGACTGGGGAGAGGCTGGCTACATCAGGATGGAGCGTAACATAAAGGCATCCACTGGCAAATGCGGTATCGCTATGGAACCATCTTACCCGATAAAGAAGGGCAAGAACCCACCCCACCCTGGTCCATCCCCTCCCTCTCCGGTGAGCCCACCAACTGTCTGTGACGAGTACTACTCCTGCCCACCAGCCACCACCTGCTGTTGTCTCTATGAGTATGGCAGCTACTGCTTTGCGTGGGGGTGCTGCCCTCTGGAGGCGGCGATCTGCTGCGATGATCACTTCAGCTGCTGCCCTCATGACTACCCTGCTTGCAATGTTGGAGCTGGAACCTGTCAAATA AGCAAAGACAATCCACTAGGAGTGAAGGCTCTTGTGCGCACACCTGCGAAACCCCTCTGGGCTTTCTCGGAGAAGAATAATGTTACACTAACATTACGACTTTGA
- the LOC135606724 gene encoding cyclin-D3-2-like has translation MEAVLPLAEDDWVEVLRSLAAKEGESSLELELASDDGGGCYLRSARKDAVEWVSRAAARHAFSPLTAVLAVNYLDRCFLSRAAGGGLRLQDDKPWMGRLAAVACLSLAAKVEETRVPLLLDLQAEEGKYVFEPRTIRRMELLVLAALRWRMNPVTPLSFIHHLLPRLRSKDKIANTDPSAATGIAMARRCEAALLSAIADWRWVQFPSSVWAAAALLQASAVAAQESHCVISLLNVPMAKVEECHQLMLESASAAITGHKRKHSSSVFHYCSSPPSPIGVVGSCFGSESSSDSQAMRPPSPAAHPLQKQINGSERGRC, from the exons atggAAGCAGTGCTGCCGCTTGCCGAGGACGATTGGGTGGAGGTGCTTCGTTCTCTCGCGGCCAAGGAAGGGGAGTCCTCGCTCGAGCTCGAGCTCGCCAGTGACGATGGCGGCGGCTGCTACCTCCGGTCGGCGAGGAAGGATGCGGTGGAGTGGGTGTCGCGCGCTGCGGCGCGCCACGCCTTCTCCCCCCTCACGGCGGTCCTCGCCGTGAACTACCTCGACCGCTGCTTCCTCTCCCGCGCCGCGGGCGGTGGGCTCCGGCTCCAAGACGACAAGCCATGGATGGGGCGTCTTGCGGCCGTCGCTTGCCTCTCCCTGGCGGCAAAGGTGGAGGAGACGCGCGTCCCTCTCCTGCTCGATCTCCAAGCAGAGGAGGGGAAGTACGTGTTCGAGCCGAGGACCATAAGGCGGATGGAGCTTCTGGTTCTCGCCGCGCTCCGCTGGAGGATGAATCCCGTCACCCCCCTGTCATTCATCCACCACCTACTCCCCCGCCTCCGTTCTAAGGATAAGATCGCCAACACCGATCCCTCCGCCGCCACCGGCATTGCCATGGCTCGGAGGTGTGAAGCGGCTCTCCTGTCGGCAATAGCTG ATTGGAGATGGGTTCAGTTTCCTTCATCGGTCTGGGCAGCGGCGGCACTACTCCAAGCGTCCGCGGTGGCGGCTCAAGAAAGCCACTGCGTCATCTCCCTCCTCAACGTCCCAATG GCAAAAGTGGAAGAATGCCATCAGCTAATGCTGGAATCAGCGAGcgccgccattaccggacacaagCGCAAGCATTCGTCTTCCGTTTTCCACTACTGTTCATCGCCACCGAGCCCCATTGGGGTGGTCGGCTCCTGCTTCGGCAGCGAGAGCTCAAGCGACTCCCAGGCGATGCGGCCGCCATCACCCGCGGCACATCCTCTCCAGAAGCAGATCAATGGCAGTGAGAGAGGAAGGTGTTGA
- the LOC103977243 gene encoding upstream activation factor subunit UAF30: protein MVVGQQARKAMLGECPKKVARLIDLVNLPSNLREFAGGQSQMAHLSFFIRVWSHIKTHNLQDPNNKNLVNCDDKLKSILLGKTQVELSKLPMLINLHFPKPSK, encoded by the exons ATGGTGGTGGGGCAGCAGGCGAGGAAGGCGATGCTGGGCGAGTGTCCGAAGAAGGTGGCACGGCTGATCGACCTGGTCAACCTGCCGTCCAACCTCAGGGAGTTCGCCGGTGGCCAATCCCAGATGGCTCATCTCAGCTTCTTCATCCGCGTCTGGTCACATATCAAGACCCACAACCTACAG GATCCAAACAATAAGAACTTAGTCAATTGCGATGACAAGTTGAAGAGCATATTGTTGGGCAAAACTCAAGTAGAGCTGTCCAAACTTCCAATGCTAATCAATCTTCATTTCCCGAAACCATCAAAGTGA